Below is a window of Mustelus asterias unplaced genomic scaffold, sMusAst1.hap1.1 HAP1_SCAFFOLD_1299, whole genome shotgun sequence DNA.
ccccttcattatcttacaggtctctataagatcccccctcagccttctaaattccaacaaatacaaatacaaacccaatctctaaTTAATATTTTATTCACGTCCAATTAATCTTCAATTCGCAACTAATTAACCCCTAATTAACATTCATTAATGTACAATTAATATCGAATGAACATCTAATTAATATCGATTACtgtctaattaattaattaagtaCTGTCTAATTAATATCTAATATAAAATAATGAATCATTAATATcaattattatttaaataatatctAATAATCTATAATATCTGATTAATATATAATGTTCAATTACattaattttttaaatattcCGTTGACATTTGCTTAATATCAAATTAATCTTCAATTAACATTAAATTAATATCTAATTAATCTTCAATGAATGTATAATTAACCCCTAATCAATAGTTTAGTTTCAGGTCCAATTTATATCTATTTAATATCTAATTAATCTTCAATGAATGTATAATTAACCCCTAATTAATAGTTTAGTTTCAGGTTCAATTTATTTCTATTTAATATCTAATTAATCTTGAATTAACATCCAGTGAAACCCTGATTGATATTTTGTGAAACTACATTGTTGTGGAGCTGATTGGTACGGGCTTCGGATCTTTtcactttgttcctctctctctcgctctctcaggaAATGATGATGTTCTTCTACGAAATGTTCATGTCACTCAAAAACATGATCTTCTCCTACTTCAAGATGGCGGAGGAGGAGCCTGCCCCGTGCGTGCGCAAGAGCAGCCTCAGGAAAACCCCAACATCCTCCCTGAAACGCTACATCAACGTGGCGGTGACTGGCCCACTGAATTCTGGGAAGAGCACCCTGGTCAATGCCATGCGGGGTATCGAGggggtggaggagtccagcacgGAGGCGCCGGGGACCAGATGCAAGGGCCTGCCGCGCTCCTACCTGTACCCGGCCAATCCCCGGGTCCTCCTGTGGGACCTGCCGGGCATCGAGGCCAGTGAGGTCAAGCAGCATGCCTACCTGGAGAAGGTGGACCTGCGCTCCTACGACTTCTTCATCCTGACCACCAGCTCGCGGCTGGAGGAGGAGGTCATCTACCTGGCCAAGGAGATCCTCCAGATGGGCAAGACCTTCTTGTTTGTGCGCACCAAGATCGACATCTACGTCCGCAGCACCAAGCAGCCAAACTTCACCCAGGCCGACCTGCTGCGGGAAATCCGCAAGCACTTCGCCAAGAAGCTGCAGGCTATCGGTGTCAACTTCCCCCGCATCTTCCTCCTCTCAGCCCTGCACCTGGAGAAATTCGACTTTCTGGACTTCATTGACACGTTCAACAGCCAGTTCTGACAGGGAGGCGCGAGGAGGCTACAGCGACGGAATGAAACCCTTGCAGATGCGTGACCTTCTCGATGGTGGCCGTCAGCTGAGAGTGAGTGCCCTCGAGAcaagcattttgatttgatttgatttgatttattcttgtcacatgtattaacatacagtgaaaagtattgtttcttgcgcgctatacagacaaaacataccattcatagagaaggaaacgggagagtgcagaatgtagtgttacagtcatagttagggtgtcgaaaaagatcaacttaatgcgaggtaggtccattgaaaaatccgacagcagcagggaagaagctgttcttgagtcggttggaagaagctgttcttgagtcggttggaagaagctgttcttgagtcggttggtacgtgacctcagacttttgtatctttttcccgacggaagaaggtggaagagagaatgtccggggtgcgtggggtccttaattatgctggctgcttttccgaggcagcgggaagtgtagacagagtcaatggatgggaagctggtttgagtgatggattgggctacattcacgaccttttgtagttccttgcggtcttgggcagagcaggagccataccaagctgtgatacaaccagaaagaatgctttctatggagcatctgtaaaagttggtgagagtcgtagctgacatgccaaatttccttagtcttctgagaaagtagaggagttggtgggctttcttaactatagtgtcggcatgagggaaccaggacaggttgttggtgatctggacacctaaaaacttgaagctctcgaccctttctactttgtccccgttgatgtagacaggggcatgttctcctttacgcttcctgaagtcgatgacaatctccttcgttttgttggcattgagggagagattattgttgctgcaccagttcaccagattctctatctcattcctgtactctgtctcgtcattgtttgagatccgtcccactacggtggtgtcatcggcaaacttgaaaatagaattggaggggaatttggccgcacagtcataggtgtataaggagtatagtaaggggttgtgaacacagccttgtggggcaccggtgttgaggatgatcgtggaggaggtgttgttgccgatccttactgattgtggtctgtgggttaggaagttcaggatccagagggaggagccgaggcccaggccatggggtttggagatgggtttcgtcagaataatggtgttgaaggctgaagtgggtgggattttaccggcacatccaccCGAGATTCGAACCATCCCACCCAAGGCCGACGGAGAGGCCATTCTCCGAGACTTGCCCGCCCTCAGAACCTGGGCgaccgtgccggtaaaattctggtcattgTGTCTGCCGTAGCATTGGCATTTTACCGGGATCCAGAGCTTTGATCGTAtgcccctccctgccctccctgCTCGAGAGTCAGTCAGGCAGGGCAGAGATGCCAGCGCAGGGTCGGTTGGTAACATTGGCGTCCGATGCAGGTTGGGGTTCGCaaaccccagcccccccctcagccccgagGGGCAGGAGTCTCAGATTCCACGTCGTCTCTGAGGGGAAaatcttcctgtcccgcccgactcgggaatcgtagcgggcgggacacagacgatgcaaaggtccgttgaccacaggtgggattttccggccttcggGGTGAGGACGACAGGAAAatcgcccaattttaccattttgattctaagtgccaggcggacttgaaactgggagtgtttcagatccgaacattttagacccattctcagtcacccccatacgcattctgcctgAAGAAATATCAGCGATTTCGAATCGTGTTgctgaagcctgtgggcggggcttaacgcacccaaaatcctgcagctccgatcgacgcctccaactgcgcatgtgcagaaagaaaaagatagaatgcggctccctgccacatccctcccgggccgaataatgcctccccctggtcaccacagacattgccccacccccacaacattactgaccccctaaacccccacaccctcccgccacccagactgatcccgggcccctccccctccccccaccgatctcagtcaaagtggcagcggacccccctttcccccccaccgttctgagggagtgctacactgtcagagggtcagtgccgagggagtgccgcactgtcagagggtcagtgctgagggagtaccgcactgtcagagggtcagtactgagggagtgccgcagtgtcagagggtcagtgctgagggagtgccgcactgtcagagggtcagtgctgagggagtgccacactgtcagagggtcagtactgagggagtgccgcactgtcagagggtcagtgctgagggagtgccgcactgtcagagggtcattgctgagggagtgccgcactgtcagagggtcagtactgagggagtgctgcacagtcagagagtcagtactgagggagtgcctcactgtcagagggtcagtactgagtgagtgctgcactgtcagaaggtcagtactgagggagtgccgcactgtcagagggtcagtgctgagggagggccgcactgtcagagggtcagtactgaggaagtgccgcactgtcagagggtcagtactgagggagtgccgcactgtcagagggtcagtactgagggagtgccgcactgtccgagggtcagtactgaggaagtgccgcactgtcagagggtcagtactgagggagtgccacgttgtaagagggtcagtactgagggagtgccgcactgtccgagggtcagtactgagggagtgccgcactgccagagggtcagtactgagggagtgccgcactgtcagagggtcagtactgagggagtgccgcactgccagagggtcagtactgagggagtgccgcactgtcagagggtcagtgctgagggagtgctgcactgtcagagggtcagtgctgagggagtgccgcactgtcagagggtcagttctgagagagtgccgcactgtcagagggtcagttctgagagagtgccgcactgtcagagggtcagtactgagggagtgccgcactgtcagagggtcagtactgagggagtgccgcacagtcagagggtcagtactgagggagtgctgcattgtcagagggtcagtactgagggagtgccgcactgtcagagggtcagtactgagggagtggcgcactgtcagggggtcaggactgagggagtgccacactgtcagagggtcagtactggaccCAATGCTCCCAGATGCACTCTCGGTGTGGGTGTAAAGGATCCCACGATCACTATTTGGAAGAGGAGTGGGTGTGCGGTGGGTGTGGGTCGTGGGGGTGTGGTGAGGGTCGGTGGCTGTGAGGGGGGGGGATTCTTGCCAGTGTTCTGAGGCCAATATTTGCCCCTCAACCAGCATCGCTGCAAGAACGCGGATGACCTGGGTCATTAtcacagtgctgtgtgtgggatcttgctgtgcaccaactGGTTGCCGTACTTCTCACATTACAACAGGGAGCACACTCCAAAAACGAATGTCATCATCTGTTGAAGTGTTTGAGACATGTagacacacggtgacacagtggttagcactgctgcctcacagtgccagggacccgggttcgattcccgggggcacggtgacacagtggttagcactgctgcctcacagtgccagggacccgggtttgattcccgggggcacggtgacacagtggttagcactgctgcctcacagcgccagggacccgggtttgattcccgggggcacggtgacacagtgattagcactgctgcctcacagcgccagggacccgggttcgattcccgggggcacggtgacacagtgattagcgctgctgcctcacagtgccagggacccgggttcgattcccaggggcacggtgacacagtggttagca
It encodes the following:
- the LOC144488116 gene encoding interferon-inducible GTPase 5-like, producing MSGGKEMMMFFYEMFMSLKNMIFSYFKMAEEEPAPCVRKSSLRKTPTSSLKRYINVAVTGPLNSGKSTLVNAMRGIEGVEESSTEAPGTRCKGLPRSYLYPANPRVLLWDLPGIEASEVKQHAYLEKVDLRSYDFFILTTSSRLEEEVIYLAKEILQMGKTFLFVRTKIDIYVRSTKQPNFTQADLLREIRKHFAKKLQAIGVNFPRIFLLSALHLEKFDFLDFIDTFNSQF